The proteins below come from a single Oxyura jamaicensis isolate SHBP4307 breed ruddy duck chromosome 1, BPBGC_Ojam_1.0, whole genome shotgun sequence genomic window:
- the STRAP gene encoding serine-threonine kinase receptor-associated protein isoform X1 — protein sequence MAMRQTPLTCSGHTRPVVDLAFSGVTPYGYFLISACKDGKPMLRQGDTGDWIGTFLGHKGAVWGATLNKDATKAATAAADFTAKVWDAVSGDELITLAHKHIVKSVDFTQDSNYLLTGGQDKLLRIYDLSKPEAEPDVVSGHTSGIKKALWSSDDKQILSADDKTVRLWDRSTMTEVKALNVAMSVSSMEYVPEGQILVITYGKTIAFHSAETLEQIKSFEAPATINSASLHPEKECLVAGGEDFKLYKYDYNTGEELESYKGHFGPIHCVRFSPDGELYASGSEDGTLRLWQTTVGKTYGLWKCVVPEEENAEAAKARTTLPGTAEEEIAEEVASENSDTVYSSTPEVKA from the exons ATGGCCATGAGGCAGACCCCGCTGACGTGCTCAGGGCACACGCGGCCCGTGGTGGACCTGGCCTTCAGCGGCGTCACCCCCTACGGCTACTTCCTCATCAGCGCCTGCAAGG atGGTAAGCCTATGCTACGTCAGGGTGACACAGGAGACTGGATTGGCACATTTCTTGGCCATAAAGGTGCTGTTTGGGGTGCTACTTTGAACAAGGATGCCACAAAagcagctacagcagcagcagattttaCAGC CAAAGTATGGGATGCTGTGTCAGGAGACGAACTAATCACGTTGGCTCACAAACACATAGTCAAAAGCGTGGATTTTACACAG GATAGCAATTATCTGTTAACAGGTGGACAAGATAAATTGTTGCGCATCTATGATTTGAGCAAACCAGAAGCAG aacctGATGTTGTCAGTGGGCATACTTCTGGCATTAAAAAGGCTTTATGGAGCAGTGATGACAAACAGATTCTTTCAGCTGATGATAAAACTGTTcg cCTCTGGGACCGGAGTACTATGACTGAAGTGAAGGCACTAAATGTTGCAATGTCAGTGAGCAGCATGGAGTATGTTCCAGAAGGACAGATACTTGTGATAACCTATGGGAAGACTATTGCTTTTCATAGTGCAGAAAC TCTAGAGCAGATTAAATCATTTGAGGCACCTGCTACAATCAATTCTGCATCACTTCACCCAGAGAAAGAATGTTTGGTTGCAGGCGGTGAAGATTTTAAACTCTATAAATATGACTATAACACAGGAGAAGAATTAG AATCTTACAAAGGACACTTCGGTCCAATTCACTGTGTGAGATTTAGTCCTGATGGAGAGTTATATGCCAGTGGTTCAGAAGATGGTACGCTAAGGCTGTGGCAGACAACAGTAGGGAAAACCTATGGTCTTTGGAAGTGTGTAGTTCCTG aagaggagaatgcagaagcagcaaaagcaagGACTACTCTTCCAGGAACTGCAGAGGAGGAAATAG CAGAAGAAGTTGCCTCTGAAAACTCAGATACGGTGTACAGCTCAACTCCTGAAGTTAAGGCATGA
- the STRAP gene encoding serine-threonine kinase receptor-associated protein isoform X2 yields the protein MAMRQTPLTCSGHTRPVVDLAFSGVTPYGYFLISACKDGKPMLRQGDTGDWIGTFLGHKGAVWGATLNKDATKAATAAADFTAKVWDAVSGDELITLAHKHIVKSVDFTQDSNYLLTGGQDKLLRIYDLSKPEAEPDVVSGHTSGIKKALWSSDDKQILSADDKTVRLWDRSTMTEVKALNVAMSVSSMEYVPEGQILVITYGKTIAFHSAETLEQIKSFEAPATINSASLHPEKECLVAGGEDFKLYKYDYNTGEELESYKGHFGPIHCVRFSPDGELYASGSEDGTLRLWQTTVGKTYGLWKCVVPEEENAEAAKARTTLPGTAEEEIEEVASENSDTVYSSTPEVKA from the exons ATGGCCATGAGGCAGACCCCGCTGACGTGCTCAGGGCACACGCGGCCCGTGGTGGACCTGGCCTTCAGCGGCGTCACCCCCTACGGCTACTTCCTCATCAGCGCCTGCAAGG atGGTAAGCCTATGCTACGTCAGGGTGACACAGGAGACTGGATTGGCACATTTCTTGGCCATAAAGGTGCTGTTTGGGGTGCTACTTTGAACAAGGATGCCACAAAagcagctacagcagcagcagattttaCAGC CAAAGTATGGGATGCTGTGTCAGGAGACGAACTAATCACGTTGGCTCACAAACACATAGTCAAAAGCGTGGATTTTACACAG GATAGCAATTATCTGTTAACAGGTGGACAAGATAAATTGTTGCGCATCTATGATTTGAGCAAACCAGAAGCAG aacctGATGTTGTCAGTGGGCATACTTCTGGCATTAAAAAGGCTTTATGGAGCAGTGATGACAAACAGATTCTTTCAGCTGATGATAAAACTGTTcg cCTCTGGGACCGGAGTACTATGACTGAAGTGAAGGCACTAAATGTTGCAATGTCAGTGAGCAGCATGGAGTATGTTCCAGAAGGACAGATACTTGTGATAACCTATGGGAAGACTATTGCTTTTCATAGTGCAGAAAC TCTAGAGCAGATTAAATCATTTGAGGCACCTGCTACAATCAATTCTGCATCACTTCACCCAGAGAAAGAATGTTTGGTTGCAGGCGGTGAAGATTTTAAACTCTATAAATATGACTATAACACAGGAGAAGAATTAG AATCTTACAAAGGACACTTCGGTCCAATTCACTGTGTGAGATTTAGTCCTGATGGAGAGTTATATGCCAGTGGTTCAGAAGATGGTACGCTAAGGCTGTGGCAGACAACAGTAGGGAAAACCTATGGTCTTTGGAAGTGTGTAGTTCCTG aagaggagaatgcagaagcagcaaaagcaagGACTACTCTTCCAGGAACTGCAGAGGAGGAAATAG AAGAAGTTGCCTCTGAAAACTCAGATACGGTGTACAGCTCAACTCCTGAAGTTAAGGCATGA